CGGGATAAGAGAGTAGACAGTAAAAACGGGAAGCGGTTCTCGCCTGCTTTGTCAGAAAGCAGCGAAATCAGGGGTAGGTGTATAACCAGAAGCAGAATGAGGACGGGTTACTCTGGCGCGACGAAGCCTTACGAAGTCGGTTGATGACGTTGATCACTGAGTCTGAATGCAGAGATGCATTTCGGGCTGGCCGGGGAAACAGTGCCAGTATACAGGTTGGATTGTACATCAGAATCACTCCACAATAAGGTCCGCACGTTTGTTACCGGGTATAAAGAAAGCCGGTGGCAGTCAACGTACGGTTCAGACTTCGAGAACCATAAGTTCCTCAGGTTGCTTGGGGCAAGGTTTAAGCAAGATTTAAGAAAGTGGCGAATTAAACCTTTGAACCCATTTAAAGACAAGCAAAAAGTGGAACAAATATAGATGAGCGCCATGCGGATTGCCGCAGTTCAGGTTTTTGGGCAGGCAGCCCGGTGATCACCTATCGCCCTGAAAGCGGGTTCTGATCGGGCACAATCGGCCTCAGCCATCGGGCAGCGGGTTCGAAAGACGCAGCCTGAGGGCGGATTAACAGGGGATGGCAGGTCACCATCAAGCAGTTGAATGGAGTGATTTTGCAACTTGCTTCGTTCCAGCTGCGGATCAGGTATTGGTACAGATGCCAGCAAAGCCCGTGTGTAAGGATGTTTGGGGTGAGTATACAATTGTTGTGAGGTGGCTGATTCCATTTCCCTGCCCAGATACATCACCATGACGCGGTTGCTAATGTGTTTCACCACACTCAGGTCGTGAGCAATAAACAGCAGTGCCAGCCCCATTTCCTGCTGCAAACTCTGCAAAAGGTTGATGACCTGAGCTTGAATTGATACATCCAGCGCACTGACCGGCTCATCGCAGATCACCAGTTTTGGCTTCAGCATCAGCGCCCGGGCAATGCCCACCCGCTGGCACTGACCACCGGAGAACTCATGGGGATAACGATTCATAACGTTTGGCAGCAGTCCTACCCTGTCCATCATGGCTTTAACCTGTTGCTGAATCGCAGACTCAGCCAGTTCCGGACAGTAATTACGAACGGGTTCGGCAATGATGTCACCAATGGTCATGCGAGGATTCAGTGAGGCCAGCGGGTCCTGAAAAATCATCTGAATATGTCGCCGAACTTCCCGGCGTTCATTATTGCTCAAACCATTAATTGCTCGTCCCTGCCATATCACTTCGCCAGCCGTGACGGGGGTCAAACCAATAATCGCTCTCGCCAGTGTTGATTTTCCACAGCCGGATTCTCCAACAATGCCAAGGGTTTCGCCCGCTGCAAGATTGAAGCTAATACCATCAACGGCCTTGAGAGCAGAGGGTTTTTGCCACGGCCACGATCGATGGTTATTCACAGGGAAATGTACTTTGAGGTCACGAACACTAAGTAATGTCAGGTTATCCATCTGTACTCCTGCTCTCGGGCTGCCAGAAGCAGGCTCTTTGTCGTTGACCTTCAAAGGTTTGAAGTTCAGGGCGTGAACGTTGGCAATGGCTTAATGTGTGCTGACAACGTTCCTGAAACGGGCAACCCTGAGGTAGATTCAACAGGTTGGGCGGATTACCGGGAATGGACGTCAGCTCTCTGGCTTCACTGTTAATTCGGGGGATGGAAGTCAGTAATGCCTGTGTGTAAGGGTGAGACGGGCGATAAAAAATATCGTCAGTTGCACCGTACTCCATGGTTTGACCGGCGTACATCACCAGTACTTTGTCGCAGAGTCCGGCAATAATGCCCAGATCATGAGAGATCAGAATAATAGACGTGCCGAAGTCCTGTTTCAGGTCCTGTAGCAGTGCCATGATCTGCGCCTGAACAGTCACATCCAGAGCCGTTGTTGGTTCATCGGCAATGAGCAGTTTGGGCTGACAAAGTAACGCCATGGCGATAACAATCCGCTGTCGCATACCTCCGGAAAACTCGTGAGGGTACATGGACATCCGCTTTTGGGCTTCCGGCATTTTTACTGCATCGAGCATTCTCACAGACTCGGCAAAAGCAGCGCGTTTATCCATACCTTTATGGTATTGCAAAACCTCCATCAGCTGAGGTCCCACTTTCATATAAGGGTTCAGAGAGGTCATCGGGTCCTGAAAAATCATGGCAATCTGGTTTGCCCTGATTTTATTCATATCCGAATCGGACAAAGCCAGCAGGTTTTGACCTGAAGAGTATTGACCGGAAAAAAAAGCAGAACCTGACACCGAGCCATTTTTTGCCAGCAACCCCATCAGGGCAAAAGCCGTTTGTGTTTTGCCTGACCCCGACTCGCCAACCAGCCCCAGAGTCTCGCCCGCTTGCAAAGAAAAATTCAGGCGGTTCACGGCCACCACTTTCCCATCAGGGGTGTCAAAGCGAACATCCAGATCGTTAACGGTTAACAGGTTCATTCCTTACCCCCTGCCCTATCGTTCTTTTGGATCCAGGGCATCCCGAAGACCGTCGCCAATAAAGTTAAAACAGAACAGCGTTATCACCAGAAATGCGGTTGGAAACATCAGTTGCCAGATAGCGACCTCAATGGTCAGGGCGCCTTCATTCACCAGAGCGCCCCAGCTGGTCATGGGTTCCTGCACGCCCAGCCCGAGAAAACTCAGGAACGACTCAAACAGAATCATGCCCGGTACCAGCAACGATGCATAAACGACAACGATGCCTAACAGGTTGGGAATCAGGTGACGAAACAGAATCTGGCGGGTATTGGCACCACTGATAATGGCAGCTTCCACAAACTCCCGTCGTTTAAGACTGAGTGTTTGTCCACGCACAATACGCGCCATGTCCAGCCAGGACACAGCACCGATGGCAATAAAGATCAGAAGAATGGAGCGACCGAAAAACGTCACCAGCAGAATCACCAGAAACATAAACGGAAAAGACTCCATAATCTCGATCATTCGCATCATGACCACATCAACACGTCCACCAAGATAGCCGGCAATGGAACCATAAACCGTACCGATAATCACGGCGACCAGTGCGCCAAGAATACCAACCATAAACGAGATTCGTCCGCCTTCCAGAGTGCGAACAAATAAATCGCGTCCAAGATGATCGGTGCCGAAGTAATGCCCTGTTTCCAGCGAAGGGGGAGCCGCCATGTACGACCAGTCAATTTCATCAAAGGTGTACTGGCTGACGGAGGAGCCAAAGAGAACCAGAAGCAAAATCACCAGCAGCGTTGTCATGCTCAGAACCGCTGCACGGTTACTCAGAAAACGACGGCGGGCGTCTTGCCAGAGGCTTCGTCCGGCCACAGTACTCTGTTCTCCAAGCCTTTCGGAAAACTGCTCTACAGCGGTCTGGCTCTGGCCGCTCAATGGCGTATTAATGGACGTCTTTTTTACCATTAGTGTTTTATTCTGATTTTTGGATCAATCAGCCCATACAGTATATCGACGAGTGTGGTGAACAAAATGGTCAGAGCACCTACGATGACGGTTAAACCCAGCACCAGCGAGTAGTCACGATTCAGGGCGCCGTTAACAAAATGCTGCCCGATGCCCGGTAGCCCGAAGACTGTTTCGATAACAACCGAGCCGGTAATAATGCCGACAAAAGCGGGCCCAAGATAAGAAACCACTGGAAGCAATGAAGGTTTCAGTGCGTGTCGCAGAATAATACGGTGAGTTGGAAGCCCCTTGGCTCTGGCTGTTCTTATAAATGGACTGTTCAGGGTTTCAATCATGCTCGAACGCATAATGCGGGCAACAGCAGCAATGTACACAATGGTCAGCGACGCTACGGGTAACACCATGCTACTCCAGTGGCCATCGTTCCATCCTCCGGCTGGTAGCCAGCCTAGCGTCACCGCAAACAGCAGCACCAGAATTGGCGCAATAACGAACGATGGTAGTACGACACCTGTCATTGAAAAACTCATGACCAGATAATCGACCCATGTATTCTGACGGATAGCCGCAAGAGTGCCCAGAGCAACGCCTGCAATCACCATGACGATAAATGCCGTTAATCCCAGTTTGATGGACAAGGGCAGACTTTGGGCAACCAGTTCATTGACGGAGTAATCCATATACTTGAATGAAGGACCCAGATCGCCCTTTAGCAGGTCAGAGAGGTAATAGAAATATTGGCGGTACAAAGGCTCGTCAAGATGATACTTTGCCTCCAGATTGGCAAGAATCTCCGGAGGCATATTAAAGTCACCGGTAAACGGGCTGCCCGGTGCGGTCTGGATCAGAAAAAACGACAGTGTCACCAGTATCAACAACGTAGGAATAGCCAGCGCCAGTCGTTTGAGTATAAATAACAGCATTAATGCGCTTTTATATACATGTCTTTGGTGTAGACAGTGGCTTGAACGTTGTTCACGGGATACCCGCCAACGTAGGGTTTTATCAGCCTGCTGCTTACGTACTGGTAAATGGGTGCGACCGGCATTTCTTCAGCAAGAATCTGCTCAGCCTCTGAATACAGGCTATTCCGCTCTTTGTCTGTGGCGGCCGTTCGGGACTTTGCCATCAAAACGTCGTATTGCTTGTTGCTGAACCGACTGTCGTTCTGTCCATGTCTGGTGGTATGCAGGTCCAGCATACTGGATGCTTCGTTGTAGTCTCCCATCCAGCCACCTCTGGCGATTTCAAAACGGTTATTGCGTTTCAGATCAAGAAAGGTTTTCCACTCCTGATTTTCCAGCCTGACTTTTACCCCGAGGGGTTTCCACATTTGGGCAATGGCAATGGCTAATTTTTTGTGCCCTTCACTGGTGTTGTAAACAATCGTCACTTCCAGAGGTTTGTCGGGGCCATAACCGGCCTCACGAATCAGTTTGGCTGCTTTCTGGTTTCGTTCTTTCTGACTCAGCTTACTGTAGTCTGTTTCCGGTGGTGTGAAGCCGCTGACACTTTCCGGTGTGAACGTATAGGCAGGCTTTTGCCCCTGACCCAGAATGTAATCAGTGATGGCAGACCGGTTAATGGCATACGACAGTGCTTTGCGAACACGGACATCATTCATGGGAGGCTTGGTGGTATTGAAACTGTAGTAGTAAGTGCCCAGTTCCGGAGACGTAACCACCTCGTCAGGAATTTTCTGTACCAGCCGTTTGTAATGTTCCAGCGGCACGGTGCCGGTCATATCCAGCTCACCGGTTTTATAACGGTGCAGTTTGGCTGAGTCGGTAGTGATGGGCAGGTAGGTCACTTGATTGATGACAGTTTCTTTGTCGTTCCAGTATTTCGGGTTGCGCTTGAGAACAATTTTGCCATTCACCACCCACTGATCCAGCACATAAGCACCGTTAGACACCATATTTCCCGGGCGGGTCCATTCATCCCCGTGTTTTTCAATACTGGCGCGATGGGCGGGAAAGGTGGTCGCATTTGCCAGCATTTTGATGAAGTAAGGAACCGGTTGTTCCAGTGTTACTTCCAGCCTTTGATCATCTAACGCTTTTACCCCGAGTGTAGAAGGTGGTTTTTCTCCGCGAATAATCGCAGCGGCGTTAGCCATTGTGGTGGTTTCA
Above is a window of Endozoicomonas montiporae CL-33 DNA encoding:
- the oppF gene encoding murein tripeptide/oligopeptide ABC transporter ATP binding protein OppF is translated as MDNLTLLSVRDLKVHFPVNNHRSWPWQKPSALKAVDGISFNLAAGETLGIVGESGCGKSTLARAIIGLTPVTAGEVIWQGRAINGLSNNERREVRRHIQMIFQDPLASLNPRMTIGDIIAEPVRNYCPELAESAIQQQVKAMMDRVGLLPNVMNRYPHEFSGGQCQRVGIARALMLKPKLVICDEPVSALDVSIQAQVINLLQSLQQEMGLALLFIAHDLSVVKHISNRVMVMYLGREMESATSQQLYTHPKHPYTRALLASVPIPDPQLERSKLQNHSIQLLDGDLPSPVNPPSGCVFRTRCPMAEADCARSEPAFRAIGDHRAACPKT
- a CDS encoding oligopeptide/dipeptide ABC transporter ATP-binding protein; its protein translation is MNLLTVNDLDVRFDTPDGKVVAVNRLNFSLQAGETLGLVGESGSGKTQTAFALMGLLAKNGSVSGSAFFSGQYSSGQNLLALSDSDMNKIRANQIAMIFQDPMTSLNPYMKVGPQLMEVLQYHKGMDKRAAFAESVRMLDAVKMPEAQKRMSMYPHEFSGGMRQRIVIAMALLCQPKLLIADEPTTALDVTVQAQIMALLQDLKQDFGTSIILISHDLGIIAGLCDKVLVMYAGQTMEYGATDDIFYRPSHPYTQALLTSIPRINSEARELTSIPGNPPNLLNLPQGCPFQERCQHTLSHCQRSRPELQTFEGQRQRACFWQPESRSTDG
- the oppC gene encoding oligopeptide ABC transporter permease OppC, producing MVKKTSINTPLSGQSQTAVEQFSERLGEQSTVAGRSLWQDARRRFLSNRAAVLSMTTLLVILLLVLFGSSVSQYTFDEIDWSYMAAPPSLETGHYFGTDHLGRDLFVRTLEGGRISFMVGILGALVAVIIGTVYGSIAGYLGGRVDVVMMRMIEIMESFPFMFLVILLVTFFGRSILLIFIAIGAVSWLDMARIVRGQTLSLKRREFVEAAIISGANTRQILFRHLIPNLLGIVVVYASLLVPGMILFESFLSFLGLGVQEPMTSWGALVNEGALTIEVAIWQLMFPTAFLVITLFCFNFIGDGLRDALDPKER
- the oppB gene encoding oligopeptide ABC transporter permease OppB, with translation MLLFILKRLALAIPTLLILVTLSFFLIQTAPGSPFTGDFNMPPEILANLEAKYHLDEPLYRQYFYYLSDLLKGDLGPSFKYMDYSVNELVAQSLPLSIKLGLTAFIVMVIAGVALGTLAAIRQNTWVDYLVMSFSMTGVVLPSFVIAPILVLLFAVTLGWLPAGGWNDGHWSSMVLPVASLTIVYIAAVARIMRSSMIETLNSPFIRTARAKGLPTHRIILRHALKPSLLPVVSYLGPAFVGIITGSVVIETVFGLPGIGQHFVNGALNRDYSLVLGLTVIVGALTILFTTLVDILYGLIDPKIRIKH
- a CDS encoding peptide ABC transporter substrate-binding protein; translated protein: MKFLSILAATAVITTQLVPAAQAAVVPASTKLAEVQELTVDNNAEPASLDPHKVEGVPGGNIIRDLFEGLVNQDADGNIVPGQAESWLVSDDNKVFTFKIRDSARWSDGNPVTAHDFVYSFQRVVDPATASRYSWYIETTTMANAAAIIRGEKPPSTLGVKALDDQRLEVTLEQPVPYFIKMLANATTFPAHRASIEKHGDEWTRPGNMVSNGAYVLDQWVVNGKIVLKRNPKYWNDKETVINQVTYLPITTDSAKLHRYKTGELDMTGTVPLEHYKRLVQKIPDEVVTSPELGTYYYSFNTTKPPMNDVRVRKALSYAINRSAITDYILGQGQKPAYTFTPESVSGFTPPETDYSKLSQKERNQKAAKLIREAGYGPDKPLEVTIVYNTSEGHKKLAIAIAQMWKPLGVKVRLENQEWKTFLDLKRNNRFEIARGGWMGDYNEASSMLDLHTTRHGQNDSRFSNKQYDVLMAKSRTAATDKERNSLYSEAEQILAEEMPVAPIYQYVSSRLIKPYVGGYPVNNVQATVYTKDMYIKAH